A genome region from Merismopedia glauca CCAP 1448/3 includes the following:
- a CDS encoding DUF4351 domain-containing protein, with protein sequence MSFDNVCKYLAEQYPLDFGRWLLAVEPEEIEVLKTELSLEPIRADSVTFLRTAHQILHLEFQTQPLSNPPIPFRMLDYSVRLKRQYQCAVVQVAVFLQETSNEIAFTEEYRDETTVHRYRSLRLWEQDPALFLDNPALLPLAPLTRIESAPGLLARVAERLATIADREQRQNLAGCTEILAGLRFEKDLIRQFLREEMMQDSVIYQDILLKGRQQEALAMVMRLLDLRLGEVEASLRERIGGLSVEQLEALLERLFQISQVEDLSAWLQQQQ encoded by the coding sequence TTGAGTTTTGATAATGTTTGTAAATATTTGGCAGAACAGTATCCTTTAGATTTTGGGCGGTGGTTGTTAGCAGTTGAGCCAGAGGAAATAGAGGTACTGAAAACAGAACTCTCTTTAGAGCCAATACGGGCTGATTCCGTGACTTTTTTACGGACTGCCCATCAAATTCTGCACCTAGAATTTCAAACGCAACCTCTATCGAATCCACCAATTCCGTTTCGGATGTTGGATTACTCGGTGAGGTTGAAGCGTCAGTATCAGTGTGCTGTGGTGCAGGTGGCGGTCTTTTTACAAGAAACCAGTAACGAAATTGCCTTTACTGAGGAATATCGAGACGAGACGACCGTTCATCGCTATCGTTCGCTGCGACTCTGGGAGCAAGATCCAGCCTTATTTCTCGACAATCCCGCTTTGTTACCTCTAGCACCTCTAACCCGCATCGAATCTGCTCCAGGCTTGCTAGCACGGGTGGCTGAGAGACTCGCTACAATTGCTGATAGGGAGCAACGACAAAATTTGGCGGGATGCACTGAGATTTTAGCGGGTCTGCGCTTTGAAAAAGATTTGATTCGACAATTTTTGCGGGAGGAGATGATGCAAGATTCGGTAATTTATCAAGATATTCTATTAAAAGGAAGGCAGCAAGAGGCACTAGCAATGGTGATGCGTTTGCTCGATTTGCGGTTGGGTGAGGTGGAAGCATCGTTGAGGGAACGGATTGGTGGTTTATCTGTCGAACAGTTAGAGGCTTTGTTAGAAAGACTGTTTCAGATCTCACAAGTGGAGGATTTAAGTGCTTGGTTGCAACAGCAGCAGTAA